One segment of bacterium DNA contains the following:
- a CDS encoding preprotein translocase subunit SecY yields MFKSIRNMLAIPELRQRIFFTIAIFFVYRVGGHIPVPGVNAGVLSAWFNQNAQGGLFGFIDMFAAGNLRKATIFALGIMPYISASIIIQLLTAVVPALEKLSKEGDAGIGNGMSLIIFIGIIARIPADVTLTMEKIGAGDTNLVNIAVILFVMVVVVAGVVVIQQGQRKIRVQYAKRIVGRKIYGGQSTHIPLRVNTAGVIPIIFASALIMFPNTILMFTDADWLKTLAGWLSPGNWLYMIVYGGMIIFFSYFYTAIVLNPADLADNMKKYGGFIPGIRPGKNTELFIDRVLTRITLAGSVFLALIALLPVVMAVIFKSPITFGGTGLLIVVGVALDTIRQIESHMLMRHYDGFLKKGRIRGRR; encoded by the coding sequence GTGTTTAAGAGCATCCGGAACATGCTGGCCATCCCCGAACTCCGCCAGCGCATATTCTTCACCATCGCCATCTTCTTCGTATACCGCGTGGGCGGCCACATCCCCGTACCCGGCGTCAACGCCGGCGTCCTGTCCGCCTGGTTCAACCAGAACGCCCAGGGCGGCCTCTTCGGTTTCATAGACATGTTCGCCGCCGGCAACCTCCGCAAGGCCACCATCTTCGCCCTGGGCATCATGCCCTACATCTCCGCCTCGATCATCATCCAGCTCCTCACCGCGGTCGTGCCCGCCCTGGAGAAGCTCTCCAAGGAGGGTGATGCCGGTATCGGTAACGGGATGTCACTCATTATTTTCATCGGCATCATCGCCCGCATTCCGGCGGACGTGACTCTGACCATGGAGAAGATAGGCGCGGGCGACACGAACCTGGTCAACATCGCCGTGATTCTCTTTGTGATGGTGGTCGTGGTGGCCGGGGTCGTGGTGATCCAGCAGGGGCAGCGCAAAATCCGCGTACAGTACGCCAAGCGCATCGTCGGGCGTAAAATCTACGGGGGGCAGTCCACCCACATTCCCCTGCGCGTCAACACCGCCGGCGTTATCCCGATCATCTTCGCCAGCGCGCTGATCATGTTCCCCAACACCATCCTGATGTTCACCGACGCCGACTGGCTGAAGACCCTCGCCGGGTGGCTCTCCCCGGGCAATTGGCTCTACATGATTGTCTACGGGGGGATGATCATCTTCTTCAGTTACTTCTACACCGCCATCGTCCTGAACCCGGCGGACCTGGCGGACAACATGAAGAAGTACGGCGGTTTCATCCCCGGCATCCGACCGGGGAAGAACACCGAGCTTTTCATAGACCGCGTCCTGACCCGCATCACCCTGGCCGGCTCGGTCTTCCTGGCGTTAATTGCCCTCTTGCCGGTCGTGATGGCGGTCATCTTCAAGTCGCCGATAACCTTCGGCGGCACGGGCCTTCTGATCGTGGTGGGCGTGGCGCTGGACACCATACGCCAGATCGAGAGCCACATGCTGATGCGCCACTACGACGGTTTCCTGAAGAAGGGGCGCATCCGCGGCCGCCGGTAA
- a CDS encoding nucleoside monophosphate kinase produces the protein MILVLFGPPGAGKGSIAKFLELRRGMTHLSTGDLIRAELARPDSPVAER, from the coding sequence TTGATTCTCGTACTCTTCGGACCGCCCGGAGCCGGCAAGGGCTCCATCGCCAAGTTCCTCGAGCTGCGCCGCGGGATGACCCACCTCTCGACGGGGGACCTCATCCGGGCCGAGCTCGCCCGCCCCGACTCGCCCGTCGCCGAACGC